One stretch of Enoplosus armatus isolate fEnoArm2 chromosome 1, fEnoArm2.hap1, whole genome shotgun sequence DNA includes these proteins:
- the ppm1g gene encoding protein phosphatase 1G, with protein sequence MGAYLSQPNTAKTSSDGGNSNMSYGFSAMQGWRVSMEDAHNCIPEFDDETAMFAVYDGHGGEEVALYCSKYLPDIIKEQKTYKDGKLQKALEDAFLAIDSRMTTEEVIKELVQIAGRPTEEPPTAKVAEEDDLETEEAALLHEEATMTIEELLVRYGQNRNAVKHAAAISAAAKKASCSHPEASGEKAGEGQKKEGLNGEVEEESNGKAKGGEGAACGSKLRACRRTGGGEGSGAAADCGGSGSSNGEEKAGKAEGDAGPSCSSLSSKAAGDNKSRFFDDSEESEEGEEEEGSDEEDGSEEEEGDSSDLEEEEDTEEGEEDSEDEEEEEMCLPGMDGKEEPGSDSGTTAVVALIRGKQLIVANAGDSRCVVSERGKAVDMSYDHKPEDEVELARIKNAGGKVTMDGRVNGGLNLSRAIGDHFYKRNKVLPPEEQMISAMPDVKVLTLNEDHDFMVIACDGIWNVLSSQEVVDFISERIKPDQSGHVRPLSSIVEELLDHCLAPDTSGDGTGCDNMTCVIITLRPHPSPAQSDDTKKRKHPEEAEGTELEENGNDSKKAKSD encoded by the exons ATGGGGGCTTATCTGTCGCAACCTAACACAGCCAAGACCTCTTCCGATGGCGGCAACAGCAACATGAGCTACGGTTTCTCTGCCATGCAGGGCTGGCGTGTATCCATGGAG GATGCTCACAATTGTATCCCAGAGTTTGATGATGAGACGGCCATGTTTGCTGTGTATGATGGACATGGAG GTGAAGAGGTGGCTCTGTACTGTTCAAAGTACCTTCCTGACATCATCAAGGAGCAGAAGACCTACAAAGACGGCAAACTGCAAAAG GCTCTGGAGGATGCCTTCTTGGCCATCGACAGCAGAATGACCACAGAGGAAGTCATCAAGGAGCTGGTCCAGATTGCTGGACGGCCCACAGAGGAGCCACCCACTGCAAAGGTGGCAGAGGAGGACGATT TGGAGACGGAGGAGGCAGCTTTGCTCCACGAGGAAGCCACAATGACCATAGAGGAGCTGCTTGTACGCTATGGCCAGAACCGCAATGCTGTCAAGCATGCAGCTGCCATCAG tgCGGCTGCTAAGAAGGCGTCCTGCTCGCACCCTGAGGCCTCGGGAGAGAAAGCTGGGGAAGGACAGAAGAAGGAGGGGTTAaatggagaggtggaggaggagagcaatGGGAAGGCGAAGGGAGGCGAAGGAGCGGCATGTGGGTCTAAGCTGCGAGCCTGTCGGAgaacaggaggaggtgaaggcaGTGGTGCAG cagctgactgTGGAGGGTCAGGAAGCTCCAATGGAGAAGAAAAGGCTGGTAAGGCAGAAGGAGATGCAGgaccctcctgctcctctttgtcctccaaGGCTGCAGGAGATAACAAGTCCCGGTTCTTTGACGACAGCGAAGAGTctgaggaaggagaagaggaggaaggcagtGATGAAGAG gATggcagtgaagaggaagagggtgacAGCAGTGAtttggaagaagaggaggatacggaggagggagaggaagactctgaggatgaagaagaggaggaaatgtgtcTTCCTGGAATGGACGGCAAGGAGGAG CCGGGCTCAGACAGCGGCACCACAGCTGTCGTGGCTCTGATCCGAGGAAAACAGCTGATCGTGGCCAACGCTGGAGACTCTCGCTGCGTGGTGTCTGAGCGCG GCAAAGCTGTCGACATGTCGTACGACCACAAGCCAGAGGACGAGGTGGAACTGGCTCGCATCAAAAACGCTGGAGGGAAAGTGACCATGGATGGACGGGTCAACGGTGGACTGAATCTCTCCAGAGCTATTG GTGACCACTTCTATAAGAGGAACAAGGTCCTGCCTCCTGAGGAGCAGATGATTTCTGCGATGCCAGACGTCAAAGTTCTGACACTCAACGAGGACCACGACTTCATGGTCATCGCCTGCGATGGCATCTG GAATGTGCTGAGCAGTCAGGAGGTGGTGGACTTCATCAGTGAGAGGATCAAACCAGACCAGAGTGGCCATGTCAGACCCCTCTCATCCATAGTGGAAGAG CTGTTGGACCACTGTCTGGCCCCTGACACATCTGGAGACGGGACAGGATGTGACAACATGACCTGTGTCATCATCACCCTGCGGCCACACCCGTCCCCTGCTCAGTCAGACGACACAAAGAAGAGGAAGCACCCGGAGGAGGCCGAAGGGACCGAGCTGGAGGAGAACGGAAACGACAGCAAAAAGGCTAAAAGTGACTAA
- the mis12 gene encoding protein MIS12 homolog → MARETREEMEINARGEVDEEADSLSPATLKMYETQFFGFTPQTCMLRVYSAFQDCLYDILPVVEKVCVRQLSKGGSDGAEELLRSRARGCSRKLQQFLEERFKQLSERMEALLLNRCFSVPPNVMLPEDQTHKKYPQDIQEVLRLETSLADLQRSYEAEVCARQALLAELEEQREVQKQLDGILTWVRELQAAWVKEGNGSFHESFQLVMESVKKLQEAVREVCNKAPH, encoded by the exons ATGGCGCGGGAAACCCGGGAAGAAATGGAGATCAATGCCCGCGGAGAAGTCGACGAGGAGGCGGACAGCCTCTCTCCAGCGACTTTAAAAATGTACGAAACACAGTTTTTCGGCTTCACCCCGCAGACCTGTATGTTACGGGTCTACAGCGCCTTCCAGGACTGCCTGTACGACATTTTACCCGTCgtggagaaggtgtgtgtgaggcagctCAGCAAAGGCGGGTCGGACGGGGCCGAGGAGCTGCTCCGGTCCCGGGCAAGGGGGTGCAGCCGGAAGCTGCAGCAGTTTCTCGAGGAGCGGTTCAAGCAGCTCTCGGAGAGGATGGAGGCGCTGCTGCTCAACCGCTGCTTCTCTGTGCCGCCAAACGTCATGCTGCCTGAGGACCAGACACACAAGAAGTACCCCCAAGACATACAg GAGGTGCTGAGGCTGGAGACGTCCCTCGCTGACCTCCAGAGATCCTACGAAGCAGAAGTCTGTGCCAGACAGGCCCTGCTCgctgagctggaggagcagagggaggtgCAGAAGCAGCTGGACGGGATCCTGACGTGGGTCAGAGAGCTCCAGGCGGCCTGGGTGAAGGAAGGCAACGGCAGCTTCCATGAAAGTTTCCAGCTGGTGATGGAGTCCGTGAAGAAACTGCAGGAGGCCGTCCGGGAGGTCTGCAACAAGGCGCCTCATTGA